A single genomic interval of Stieleria maiorica harbors:
- a CDS encoding PVC-type heme-binding CxxCH protein, whose translation MAGTTARAADPLQLRDGDRVVLIGDGLIEQEQYFGWIELMMTTAFPDADVTYRNLGWNGDTPAGDSREGLSLVQAGHEPAGEGWRQLEKQLELTRPTVAVVGYGMANALETSTNTTDAAKVQSIVKFTEDLQRLADRIKQINPDCRFVFLSPISPVGPSVLTPEMVKAYGELIAQVCDKTGGHFVDLTRVADSTNERKDPVHLNGEGYKAAAVAIGASLGIDRGAWKDSPQTESLRRVILEKNRLWFHRSRPANMAYVFGFRKHEQGQNAVEIPQFDPLIEQEEAKIASLRQLNADDARDAATRLESKYAEFTPQPTPDFVVADGLEVSLWAENPMLNKPIHMNFDPQGRLWIASSEAYPMIEVGQAMPDKVLVLEDSNHDGTADKSTVFADGLLIPTGIAPGDGGVYVAQSTDLLFLEDTDGDGKSDRRERVLSGFGTEDTHHNLHTLLFGPDGRLYMNQSVYTRTDAETPHGVVRLKAGGGFRFDTKHRRMDVFFRGLWNPWGHQFDALGHSFMTDGAGFAGIAYVFPGARFNPTPGTRQQLDLISPGNYPKFCGGEIVYGESFPADWQGSLVTCDFRANRVTRFSLSQTDSGFVTTQEADLIRTTASTFRPIDIKQGPDGALYIADWSNPIINHGEVDFRDPRRDRWHGRIWRVTAKDRPLHKPVDLTVQKTETLIDHLYSGDRYLADQSRRVLIERGDHTATKLDRVWSSAKAPADRLAAARLSAAVGMPNSAWLQALLDDSAGDVRAAATRILADWSDPTDPTASIQREQALAWFADRIADQHPRARLEAIRGLAKLGGVDAIRLSLRALDQPTDRFLQHALFLNVDENTDALIKDLRDPVWSTAENQKQLEFVLTSVQPAQATEFLAGYLANNGLPRDGSGPWIGLIAKAGSGKELAILYQHAIGGKLDPAATAEALTALQNAKRLRRLAPKPNGQPAEDLKPLLSSSDSAVQAAAIELCGVWQLRKLIPTLTELAADEQLDPSTRIKAVSALRSCGGDAATRALLSLLSDEATFEFKASLVAALAGTDGAQAVRPFYDTLAGVEDEASALALWRAMLSAKDGEALLVGSLPADGVSEVAARAGVRAAREGGRNAQALVDALMPMSGLTMTADKWTPERSAELRSLVAAKGDPARGEMIYRRSSLQCASCHAIGGVGGKVGPDMTSLGASAPVDYIIESMFDPNAKIKENYHAVTVLTEEGQVYSGIESGSTDEEMVLRDATNKLVRIPEAEILQVKPGKSLMPAGLLDRVSQQDQLDLIRFLTMLGKPGEYDASRQTVARVLEVFAGSHRIEQEGNQGIVSGERTEGWKPLQARVSGKIEKATLEAMTAQPRHTSLVNIYLRTQVEVGSDTAAEFSIDNIDRANVWVDGQAAGTIDDPIKLSPGKHTVLFQIDGRGLPESITIRSEQVTFISE comes from the coding sequence ATGGCTGGTACCACGGCCCGTGCCGCCGATCCGCTGCAATTGCGCGACGGCGACCGCGTCGTTTTGATCGGCGACGGGCTGATCGAGCAAGAACAGTACTTCGGCTGGATCGAGTTGATGATGACCACCGCGTTTCCCGACGCCGACGTCACCTACCGCAACCTCGGCTGGAACGGCGACACGCCGGCGGGTGACTCGCGCGAGGGGCTCAGTCTGGTCCAGGCCGGTCATGAACCCGCCGGGGAAGGCTGGCGGCAACTGGAAAAGCAACTCGAATTGACCCGTCCCACCGTCGCCGTTGTGGGTTACGGCATGGCAAACGCGTTGGAAACGTCGACGAACACCACCGACGCGGCCAAGGTCCAGTCGATCGTCAAGTTCACCGAAGACCTTCAGCGGCTGGCCGATCGGATCAAGCAAATCAATCCCGATTGCCGGTTTGTATTCTTGTCGCCGATTTCACCGGTCGGTCCTTCCGTTCTGACCCCCGAAATGGTCAAGGCCTATGGAGAATTGATCGCGCAAGTGTGTGACAAGACCGGTGGTCACTTCGTCGATCTGACGCGGGTCGCCGACAGCACGAACGAGCGCAAGGACCCCGTGCACCTGAACGGTGAAGGCTACAAAGCCGCCGCCGTTGCGATCGGAGCATCATTGGGAATCGATCGCGGGGCTTGGAAAGACAGCCCGCAAACTGAATCGCTGCGGCGCGTGATCTTGGAGAAGAATCGACTGTGGTTCCACCGTTCACGGCCGGCCAACATGGCCTACGTGTTCGGATTTCGGAAACACGAACAGGGGCAAAACGCCGTCGAGATCCCGCAGTTCGACCCGTTGATCGAACAGGAAGAAGCCAAGATCGCTTCGCTGCGACAGTTGAACGCCGATGACGCCCGCGACGCCGCGACGCGATTGGAATCCAAGTACGCGGAATTCACCCCCCAGCCGACGCCGGACTTCGTCGTCGCCGACGGGCTGGAGGTTTCGTTGTGGGCCGAAAACCCGATGTTGAACAAACCGATCCACATGAACTTTGACCCGCAAGGTCGGCTGTGGATCGCCAGCAGCGAAGCCTATCCGATGATCGAGGTCGGGCAGGCGATGCCCGACAAGGTTCTGGTGTTGGAAGATTCCAACCACGACGGCACCGCGGACAAATCGACCGTGTTCGCCGACGGATTGTTGATTCCCACCGGGATCGCTCCGGGCGACGGCGGGGTCTACGTGGCCCAGAGCACCGATTTGTTGTTTCTGGAAGACACCGACGGGGACGGCAAGTCCGATCGCCGCGAGCGAGTGCTCAGCGGATTCGGCACCGAGGACACGCACCACAACTTGCACACGTTGTTGTTCGGTCCCGACGGGCGTTTGTACATGAACCAGTCGGTTTACACCCGCACGGATGCCGAGACGCCGCATGGTGTGGTTCGATTGAAAGCCGGCGGTGGATTTCGATTCGATACCAAGCACCGGCGGATGGACGTTTTCTTCCGCGGTCTGTGGAACCCCTGGGGACACCAGTTCGACGCCCTCGGTCATTCATTCATGACCGATGGAGCGGGCTTTGCCGGCATCGCGTATGTGTTTCCCGGGGCGAGATTCAACCCGACGCCAGGCACACGGCAACAACTGGATTTGATCAGCCCCGGCAACTACCCCAAGTTCTGCGGCGGAGAAATCGTCTACGGTGAAAGCTTCCCCGCGGACTGGCAGGGTTCGTTGGTGACCTGTGACTTTCGGGCCAACCGCGTGACCCGGTTTTCGTTGTCGCAGACGGACTCGGGATTCGTGACGACACAAGAAGCTGACTTGATCCGCACCACCGCCAGCACGTTTCGCCCGATCGATATCAAACAAGGTCCCGACGGGGCGCTGTACATCGCCGACTGGTCCAACCCGATCATCAATCATGGCGAAGTCGATTTCCGCGATCCCAGGCGCGACCGCTGGCACGGTCGCATTTGGCGGGTCACGGCCAAAGACCGTCCGCTGCACAAGCCGGTCGATCTGACCGTACAGAAAACCGAAACGCTGATCGACCATCTGTATTCGGGCGATCGCTACCTGGCCGACCAGTCCCGCCGCGTCTTGATCGAGCGCGGTGACCACACCGCGACCAAGCTGGACCGGGTATGGAGTTCGGCGAAGGCACCCGCGGACCGATTGGCCGCCGCGCGTCTGTCAGCCGCGGTCGGTATGCCAAATTCAGCATGGTTGCAAGCCTTGTTGGACGATTCGGCAGGCGACGTGCGTGCCGCTGCGACGCGGATCTTGGCCGATTGGTCCGATCCGACCGACCCGACGGCGAGCATTCAGAGAGAACAAGCGTTGGCATGGTTTGCCGACCGGATCGCCGACCAGCACCCGCGAGCTCGACTGGAGGCCATCCGCGGCTTGGCAAAACTCGGCGGCGTCGATGCGATCCGGCTGTCGCTGCGGGCGCTCGACCAGCCCACCGATCGATTCCTCCAACACGCCCTGTTCTTGAACGTCGACGAAAACACCGACGCGCTGATCAAGGACCTGCGCGATCCGGTCTGGAGCACGGCGGAGAATCAAAAGCAACTCGAATTTGTCCTGACCAGCGTTCAGCCGGCCCAAGCGACCGAGTTTCTGGCGGGCTACTTGGCCAACAACGGCCTGCCGCGCGACGGTTCGGGGCCCTGGATCGGTCTGATCGCCAAAGCGGGCAGCGGCAAAGAGCTCGCGATTCTGTACCAACATGCGATCGGCGGAAAACTGGACCCCGCCGCGACCGCCGAAGCGTTGACGGCGCTTCAAAACGCGAAACGGCTTCGTCGTCTGGCACCGAAACCCAACGGCCAACCCGCCGAAGACTTGAAACCGCTGCTGTCCAGTTCTGACTCGGCAGTCCAGGCCGCGGCGATTGAACTGTGCGGCGTCTGGCAACTTCGCAAACTGATCCCCACGTTGACGGAGCTTGCCGCCGACGAGCAACTCGATCCATCGACCCGCATCAAAGCCGTCAGCGCGCTGCGATCTTGCGGCGGCGACGCGGCAACGCGAGCGCTGCTGTCGCTGCTGAGCGATGAAGCGACGTTCGAATTCAAAGCGTCGTTGGTTGCGGCGCTGGCCGGGACGGACGGCGCACAAGCCGTCCGGCCGTTTTATGACACGCTGGCTGGCGTTGAAGACGAGGCATCGGCGCTCGCCTTGTGGCGCGCGATGTTGTCGGCCAAAGACGGCGAAGCGTTGCTGGTCGGTTCGTTGCCGGCCGATGGTGTCTCCGAAGTCGCCGCCCGCGCCGGCGTCCGCGCCGCCCGAGAAGGCGGTCGCAACGCCCAAGCCTTGGTCGATGCGTTGATGCCGATGAGCGGATTGACGATGACCGCCGACAAGTGGACGCCCGAGCGGAGTGCCGAATTACGATCGCTGGTGGCAGCCAAAGGTGACCCGGCACGCGGCGAGATGATTTATCGCCGCAGCAGCCTGCAGTGCGCCAGCTGTCATGCGATCGGTGGTGTGGGCGGAAAGGTCGGTCCCGACATGACCAGCTTGGGTGCCAGCGCGCCGGTCGACTACATCATCGAATCGATGTTTGATCCCAATGCCAAGATCAAAGAGAACTACCATGCGGTGACCGTGCTGACCGAAGAAGGTCAGGTTTATTCCGGGATCGAATCGGGCAGCACGGACGAGGAAATGGTGCTGCGTGATGCGACCAACAAACTGGTCCGGATTCCCGAAGCGGAAATCCTGCAGGTCAAACCCGGCAAGTCGTTGATGCCCGCCGGGTTGCTTGATCGCGTGTCGCAACAAGATCAACTGGATTTGATCCGCTTTCTGACCATGCTGGGAAAACCGGGCGAGTACGACGCCAGCCGACAGACGGTCGCGCGGGTGTTGGAGGTGTTCGCCGGGTCACACCGGATTGAACAGGAGGGCAACCAGGGGATCGTGTCCGGGGAGCGGACCGAGGGTTGGAAACCGCTGCAAGCGCGGGTCAGCGGAAAGATCGAAAAGGCGACGTTGGAAGCCATGACCGCCCAGCCCCGGCACACGTCGCTGGTCAACATTTACCTGCGGACGCAAGTCGAAGTCGGCTCGGACACGGCCGCCGAGTTCTCGATCGACAACATCGACCGCGCCAACGTCTGGGTGGACGGACAAGCGGCCGGGACGATCGACGATCCGATCAAGCTGTCCCCAGGCAAACACACCGTGCTGTTCCAAATCGACGGCCGAGGCCTGCCCGAATCGATCACGATCCGCAGCGAGCAAGTGACGTTCATCAGCGAGTGA
- a CDS encoding glutamine synthetase beta-grasp domain-containing protein, with protein MTKCKLEYIWLDGYQPTQSLRSKTKIITDFSGNVEDAPMWSFDGSSTEQAPGGASDCLLKPVKVIPDPGRMGTGYLVMCEVLNADGTPHRTNGRATIDDDDGDFWFGFEQEYTLWDPGTNRPLGFPAEGYPGPQGPYYCSVGNGKAVGREIIEEHLELCLEAGLNVEGINAEVMMGQWEFQVFSKGAKDAGDQVWLGRYILDRVAEAHGVGINYHCKPVPGDWNGSGMHANFSNSTLRTCGSQEVYEAICQAFEPRIKEHIDVYGADNEQRLTGLHETQSIDKFSYGVSDRGASIRIPIGTVENGWKGWLEDRRPASNADPYMVASAIIATVKTAAVPA; from the coding sequence ATGACCAAGTGCAAGTTGGAATACATCTGGTTGGATGGCTATCAGCCGACGCAAAGCCTGAGAAGCAAGACCAAGATCATCACCGATTTCAGCGGAAACGTCGAAGACGCACCGATGTGGTCGTTTGACGGTTCATCTACCGAGCAGGCACCCGGCGGCGCATCGGACTGTCTGCTCAAACCCGTCAAAGTCATTCCCGATCCGGGCCGCATGGGCACCGGGTACTTGGTGATGTGCGAAGTGCTCAACGCCGACGGCACGCCGCACCGCACCAACGGCCGCGCCACCATCGACGATGACGATGGCGATTTCTGGTTCGGGTTCGAGCAGGAGTACACGCTTTGGGATCCCGGCACCAACCGGCCGCTCGGTTTCCCCGCCGAAGGCTACCCCGGACCGCAAGGGCCGTATTACTGCAGCGTCGGCAACGGCAAAGCCGTCGGCCGCGAGATCATCGAAGAGCATCTTGAGCTGTGCCTGGAAGCCGGTCTGAACGTCGAAGGCATCAACGCCGAAGTGATGATGGGCCAGTGGGAATTCCAAGTCTTCTCCAAGGGTGCCAAAGACGCCGGCGACCAAGTCTGGTTGGGCCGCTACATTTTGGATCGTGTCGCCGAAGCCCATGGCGTCGGCATCAACTACCACTGCAAGCCGGTTCCCGGTGACTGGAACGGCAGCGGCATGCACGCAAACTTCTCCAACAGCACGCTGCGAACCTGCGGCAGCCAAGAGGTTTACGAAGCGATCTGCCAAGCCTTTGAGCCGCGGATCAAAGAGCACATCGACGTCTACGGTGCCGACAACGAGCAACGCTTGACCGGCCTGCACGAAACGCAGTCGATCGACAAGTTCAGCTACGGCGTTTCCGACCGCGGTGCTTCGATTCGGATCCCGATCGGCACGGTCGAAAATGGTTGGAAAGGTTGGTTGGAAGATCGACGTCCGGCCTCCAACGCTGACCCGTACATGGTCGCCAGCGCGATCATCGCGACGGTCAAAACGGCTGCGGTCCCCGCCTAG
- a CDS encoding zinc ribbon domain-containing protein: MSSFQQTCPSCSASLELPIEADGKAAVCPACQSQFTATAPSAAKLDAVAAPEPVPQTTPAASYQTITIERIWTDTQSVLSERRRPLFVPFLIPSVLVLLGLVVPLAHLNDLAITNRPLALRWLAIGSPWFLLLIVYSVWFALNLAVDVCDAEPDENGEVPPRTRSWFVPSVAVSGALLITLATGMLFVAVILGVAIVMINAASGVQATEIRLLTTIGVFLASALALTFTAMRLWPVVPLAMDGRCGGAVIRESIEMTRVNPMTSFFLVVVMFVALGVGFSLFGLGLPLAMPFVSLVCVIAFRSIAGRRIPALGGEGQSRKPPRLSRFAEAGRNAWRVPLPQPQNSLTPPPDRCTMTRVHRRPLSHGDGLDVLFD, from the coding sequence ATGAGTTCGTTCCAACAAACCTGCCCGTCATGCAGCGCGTCGCTGGAGTTGCCGATCGAAGCCGACGGCAAGGCGGCGGTCTGTCCGGCCTGCCAATCCCAATTCACCGCCACGGCACCCTCGGCCGCCAAACTGGATGCGGTCGCGGCGCCTGAGCCTGTGCCGCAAACCACTCCCGCAGCGAGTTATCAAACAATCACGATCGAACGCATCTGGACGGACACACAGTCGGTGCTTTCGGAGAGACGTCGTCCGCTATTCGTGCCGTTTCTGATTCCGTCGGTCCTGGTGTTGTTGGGATTGGTCGTTCCGCTGGCGCACCTGAATGATTTGGCCATCACGAACCGGCCGCTGGCATTAAGGTGGCTCGCCATCGGATCGCCTTGGTTTTTGCTGTTGATCGTCTATTCGGTCTGGTTTGCGCTGAACCTGGCGGTGGACGTTTGTGACGCCGAGCCGGATGAGAACGGTGAAGTGCCTCCACGGACTCGCTCGTGGTTCGTTCCAAGCGTTGCCGTGTCGGGGGCGCTCTTGATCACGTTGGCGACCGGCATGTTATTTGTTGCGGTGATCCTCGGTGTGGCGATCGTGATGATCAATGCGGCCAGCGGCGTTCAGGCGACGGAGATCCGTCTGTTGACGACAATCGGCGTGTTTCTGGCAAGTGCTTTGGCACTGACGTTCACGGCGATGCGGCTGTGGCCCGTCGTGCCGCTGGCGATGGACGGTCGATGCGGGGGAGCGGTCATTCGCGAGTCGATCGAGATGACTCGGGTAAATCCGATGACGTCGTTCTTCCTGGTCGTGGTGATGTTTGTTGCCCTGGGAGTCGGGTTCAGCCTGTTCGGGCTGGGGTTGCCGCTGGCGATGCCGTTTGTCTCCCTGGTCTGCGTGATCGCGTTTCGATCGATCGCCGGGCGTCGGATCCCGGCACTCGGCGGTGAGGGGCAGTCGCGGAAGCCGCCAAGACTTTCGCGATTCGCCGAGGCGGGCCGAAACGCTTGGCGAGTTCCGCTACCTCAACCACAAAACTCCTTGACACCGCCTCCGGATCGGTGTACCATGACACGGGTACACCGAAGGCCGCTTTCACATGGGGATGGCTTGGATGTTCTTTTCGATTGA
- a CDS encoding NfeD family protein, with protein MVRPSPASAPRWILPLWIALTVCLIPAPFVRSGPDAVAATDAVAATDAVAATDAAENVAKPADRTAVIIPLHEDINPLSGALLKRKFAEAVDSDVDVIILDIHSPGGLVYVTFELMDMISDAKDVETVAFIQKDAISGAALISLACDKIIMLPGARMGDAGEIVMGADGAFRYTEAKSRSVLAQKVRDTARATGRPLALAEKMTDKDMVVFRAVHKTDGTVRYISDKEWESMENTDEWELGKPIREAGKEMFFTVNGARAVELGMADRTVENEAELAEVLGVKTPIAVMERTGMDTAIMILNSGFVTFLLLVIGMVALVIELGAPGVGIGGLTSLLCFGLFFWSRFLGGTAGWLEVTLFVLGLIFIGMEIFVIPGFGVAGIGGLGLMLGSLVMASRRFVVPGNADELASLGWDVATVLGAFAGFMVAMLVLANYIGDIPGLGRLTLKPQVAVVGAEAGPSEPTDADTAALLPGWQRVSLGDVGTAASPLRPGGKMNIDDYTVDVVTEGDFVDGGTSVKVIAKQGTRIVVRPV; from the coding sequence ATGGTTCGTCCCAGCCCCGCTTCCGCTCCGCGTTGGATCCTTCCGCTCTGGATCGCTCTGACTGTGTGCCTGATCCCGGCCCCATTTGTCCGCAGCGGACCGGATGCCGTCGCGGCGACTGACGCCGTCGCAGCCACTGACGCCGTCGCAGCCACTGACGCCGCGGAAAACGTGGCGAAACCGGCCGACCGAACCGCGGTGATCATCCCGCTGCACGAAGACATCAATCCGCTCAGCGGCGCGTTGCTGAAACGCAAGTTCGCCGAGGCGGTCGACTCGGACGTGGACGTGATCATCTTGGACATTCACAGCCCCGGCGGGTTGGTCTACGTGACGTTCGAATTGATGGACATGATCTCCGACGCCAAGGACGTCGAAACGGTCGCGTTCATTCAAAAGGACGCGATCAGCGGCGCCGCCCTGATCTCGCTGGCCTGTGACAAAATCATCATGCTGCCGGGTGCGCGGATGGGCGACGCCGGCGAGATCGTGATGGGGGCCGATGGGGCGTTCCGGTACACCGAAGCCAAAAGCCGCAGCGTGCTGGCCCAGAAAGTCCGCGACACCGCCCGCGCGACCGGCCGCCCGTTGGCGCTGGCCGAGAAGATGACCGACAAGGACATGGTCGTCTTTCGCGCCGTCCACAAGACCGACGGAACGGTCCGCTACATCAGCGACAAGGAATGGGAATCGATGGAAAACACCGACGAGTGGGAGCTGGGGAAACCGATCCGCGAAGCCGGCAAGGAGATGTTCTTTACCGTCAACGGTGCGCGTGCCGTCGAACTGGGGATGGCCGACCGGACCGTCGAAAACGAAGCCGAACTGGCCGAAGTCCTGGGAGTGAAAACCCCCATTGCGGTGATGGAACGGACCGGCATGGACACCGCCATCATGATCCTCAATTCCGGATTCGTGACCTTCCTTCTACTGGTGATCGGCATGGTCGCGCTGGTGATCGAGCTGGGCGCCCCCGGCGTCGGCATCGGCGGATTGACGTCGCTGTTGTGCTTCGGGCTGTTTTTCTGGAGCCGGTTCCTGGGCGGGACCGCGGGCTGGTTGGAAGTGACGCTGTTCGTGTTGGGACTGATCTTCATCGGCATGGAGATCTTTGTGATTCCCGGTTTCGGCGTCGCCGGCATCGGCGGGCTGGGATTGATGCTGGGGTCGTTGGTGATGGCGTCGCGTCGTTTCGTCGTGCCCGGCAACGCCGACGAACTGGCCAGTTTGGGCTGGGACGTCGCCACGGTCCTGGGCGCATTTGCGGGCTTCATGGTGGCCATGCTGGTGTTGGCCAATTACATCGGCGACATCCCCGGGCTGGGGCGGTTGACGTTAAAACCGCAAGTCGCCGTCGTCGGTGCCGAAGCCGGACCGTCCGAACCGACCGACGCCGACACCGCCGCCTTGCTGCCGGGCTGGCAACGCGTTTCGCTGGGTGATGTCGGCACCGCCGCAAGCCCGCTCCGCCCGGGCGGCAAAATGAACATCGATGACTACACCGTTGATGTGGTCACCGAAGGCGACTTTGTCGACGGCGGGACGAGCGTGAAGGTGATCGCCAAACAGGGCACACGGATTGTCGTGCGCCCCGTGTAA
- a CDS encoding GntR family transcriptional regulator, whose amino-acid sequence MFFSIDADGDIPIYEQIVRQVKLAVADGILVGGQMVPSVRQLASDLAINSNTIARAYQELQSDHVLEPLRGRGMVVRRDAMKRCTKARNSLVAESVRRALADALAGGMTTTELRELFETELDRQSAIIEKAKYVSGNGNA is encoded by the coding sequence ATGTTCTTTTCGATTGACGCCGATGGCGATATTCCGATCTACGAACAAATCGTTCGTCAGGTCAAACTGGCCGTGGCCGACGGAATCTTGGTCGGCGGCCAGATGGTCCCCAGCGTTCGCCAGCTGGCCAGCGATTTGGCGATCAATTCCAACACGATCGCGCGAGCGTATCAGGAATTGCAGTCCGATCACGTGCTGGAGCCGCTGCGGGGACGCGGCATGGTAGTGCGTCGCGATGCGATGAAGCGTTGCACCAAGGCGCGAAATTCTTTGGTCGCCGAAAGTGTTCGGCGGGCGCTGGCCGACGCTCTGGCCGGTGGCATGACGACCACGGAACTGCGTGAATTGTTTGAAACGGAACTGGATCGACAGTCCGCGATCATTGAAAAAGCGAAATACGTCTCCGGCAACGGCAACGCCTGA
- a CDS encoding peptide chain release factor family protein — MSSKPTAIVPDATSRMECRVVDPPHPAVVDGGRLLAGCELRTQRRSGPGGQHRNKTSSGAFLTHRATGIVGEATERRSQAQNRDVALMRLRYLLAIEIRTPSPLDPTAWTANPEEDAIRRRYANHSLRLNDANDDKPAVLALVLNDLWVAGGQPSLLAPSWSVSTSKIVSLIRSYGPALAWVNRVRSHHQRLPLH; from the coding sequence ATGTCATCCAAACCCACCGCGATCGTCCCTGATGCGACTTCGCGGATGGAGTGCCGGGTGGTCGATCCGCCGCATCCGGCGGTGGTCGACGGCGGTCGGTTGCTGGCGGGCTGTGAGCTGCGCACGCAGCGGCGGAGCGGTCCGGGCGGTCAGCACCGAAACAAAACCAGTTCCGGCGCGTTCCTGACCCACCGGGCGACGGGAATCGTCGGCGAAGCGACCGAGCGGCGTAGCCAGGCACAAAACCGTGACGTGGCGCTGATGCGATTGCGTTACCTGTTGGCGATCGAGATTCGCACGCCCAGCCCGCTCGATCCGACCGCCTGGACAGCCAACCCGGAGGAGGATGCGATCCGCCGCCGCTACGCGAACCATTCGCTGCGACTGAATGACGCCAACGACGACAAGCCGGCCGTGTTGGCGTTGGTGCTGAATGATCTGTGGGTGGCCGGGGGACAGCCCAGTTTGCTCGCGCCGTCGTGGTCGGTGTCGACCAGCAAGATCGTTTCGCTGATCCGGTCTTACGGCCCGGCACTTGCCTGGGTCAACCGAGTTCGCAGCCATCATCAACGGTTACCGCTGCACTGA
- a CDS encoding FMN-binding protein, with translation MNRQGSFRATVVHSVRACVVAALLLMIPSPRRDMPPPTEATPSPSVDVIRPFLPTASVVDGDKDANGFWTVRDADGAVIGRVARTLPEASQIIGYRGPSEAMIVVDGDLNLIAVDLISSADTEEHVTAVENDAEFFRQFLDWTWAGPPPGKKVDAVSGATLTSLALAKGVLRRIGGDVSSLVFPEQLTIEELQGWFAETSSSRTEADVVIALDANGDELGRLIRTGPLSDSIIGYQGPTELLINVEPGDPIEGTETRPLIVADIKLRSSFDNQPYVRYCKTEYGFWALFEGKTVAELAAMDLQEERVEGVSGATMTSMAIAETLVASADRFHARQQRRAESDAKRQSIWNRSAEWLSGGGEIRITAADVGCVIVLCLIPLFRMRGWFRGSRIRKAWLLAVIAVIGLWSGNLISLALISGWSGGGIAWRLAPALAAIAVVAFVAPVGWKSNPYCNHLCPHGALQQLIRPHHRSKRFWKPPAALLAVLKYIPGTMLVVAYLTLLRFPAVDLSSWEPFHAYLYTIAPWTALVLAGLTLLLSALVPMGYCRLGCPTGRLLDYLRRSAGSDRLQIADGVAIGLLIVAILV, from the coding sequence ATGAATCGCCAAGGGTCCTTTCGCGCCACCGTTGTGCACAGTGTTCGCGCTTGTGTCGTCGCCGCGCTGTTGCTGATGATCCCGTCGCCGCGCCGCGACATGCCACCGCCGACCGAAGCCACACCATCGCCGAGTGTGGATGTGATCCGGCCGTTTCTGCCGACGGCAAGTGTTGTCGACGGCGACAAGGATGCCAACGGATTTTGGACCGTCCGCGATGCCGATGGTGCCGTGATCGGGCGTGTCGCCAGGACCTTACCCGAAGCGTCCCAGATCATCGGCTACCGCGGACCCAGCGAAGCGATGATCGTCGTCGATGGGGATTTGAACTTGATTGCTGTCGATCTGATCAGCAGTGCGGACACCGAAGAACACGTCACTGCGGTCGAGAACGACGCCGAGTTCTTTCGACAGTTCCTCGACTGGACCTGGGCGGGTCCACCGCCGGGGAAAAAGGTCGATGCCGTCTCCGGTGCAACGCTGACATCACTGGCCCTGGCCAAGGGGGTGCTCCGCCGGATCGGCGGTGACGTGTCTTCGTTGGTGTTCCCCGAGCAGCTGACCATCGAGGAGTTGCAAGGCTGGTTTGCGGAAACGTCATCCAGTCGCACCGAAGCGGATGTTGTGATCGCCCTGGATGCAAACGGCGACGAACTCGGCCGACTGATTCGCACCGGGCCGCTTTCTGATTCGATCATCGGTTACCAAGGGCCGACGGAATTGTTGATCAATGTCGAACCGGGCGATCCGATCGAGGGCACCGAGACACGACCGTTGATCGTGGCCGACATCAAGCTACGGTCCTCGTTCGACAACCAGCCCTACGTCCGCTACTGCAAGACCGAGTACGGTTTCTGGGCCCTCTTTGAGGGCAAGACGGTCGCCGAATTAGCGGCGATGGATTTGCAAGAAGAACGGGTTGAGGGTGTTTCCGGTGCGACGATGACTAGCATGGCGATCGCCGAAACCCTGGTCGCCTCGGCCGATCGATTTCACGCGAGACAACAACGGCGGGCCGAATCGGATGCCAAAAGGCAATCTATTTGGAATCGATCGGCCGAATGGCTCTCCGGCGGCGGGGAGATTCGAATCACGGCGGCGGATGTCGGTTGCGTGATCGTGTTGTGCTTGATCCCGCTGTTTCGAATGCGTGGCTGGTTTCGCGGGTCTCGGATCCGCAAGGCTTGGTTGTTGGCCGTGATCGCAGTGATCGGACTGTGGTCGGGAAATCTGATTTCGTTGGCCCTGATCAGCGGTTGGAGCGGTGGAGGGATTGCTTGGCGATTGGCACCCGCACTGGCGGCGATTGCGGTCGTGGCGTTTGTCGCGCCGGTCGGTTGGAAGTCCAATCCCTACTGCAACCACCTTTGCCCGCACGGGGCGCTCCAGCAATTGATCCGGCCGCACCACCGGAGCAAACGATTTTGGAAACCGCCGGCCGCACTGCTGGCCGTGTTGAAATACATCCCGGGGACGATGCTGGTCGTGGCGTACCTCACGCTGCTGCGTTTCCCCGCGGTCGACTTGTCGTCGTGGGAGCCCTTCCACGCCTATCTTTACACGATCGCGCCTTGGACGGCGCTGGTCTTGGCCGGTTTGACGCTGTTGTTGTCGGCGCTGGTGCCGATGGGATATTGCCGACTGGGCTGCCCCACGGGGCGATTGCTCGATTACCTGCGCCGCAGTGCCGGCAGCGATCGGTTGCAGATCGCCGATGGTGTCGCGATCGGGTTGTTGATTGTCGCAATCCTAGTGTGA